Proteins encoded in a region of the Rothia mucilaginosa genome:
- a CDS encoding LCP family protein has translation MPQAPRLRSTGRHMRTTVMTSNRNKWIALLIACMLVIVVGFGGVVALRMRNNLHTQELNISNYKDGLENGALDILVIGSDTRKGNNGAYGDEDDRNSEARADVMMLLQISKDRKNVSVLSFPRDLMVDVPQCTDPETGTVYPAEENVQINESLSRGGAGCTVATISKLTGVNIDHFMLVDFNAVKELSKVVGGVQVCVDAPIDDEYSGLKLPAGTSTVEGEQALAFLRSRHGFSDGSDIGRIQAQQGFLSSLLRKVKSEGTLSNPGRLINIAEAITQNVTVDKNLGNISTLAGVGATLGGVDLSNVVFATVPTEPWSQDENRLQVSADAANVFQRLRDDKSLKEEKAPEAPATAAAPVQLDRTVPVNVYNATGLDGRSATIASVIEGLGYTNVTPGTSASPTNFTTVFYSTGYEAEAKEIAAKLNVTRVVATEEVLGVSVTIGTDFPSGEAMEKQEAAIAGNATGQTADQHKCQTAFAY, from the coding sequence ATGCCCCAGGCACCTCGTTTACGAAGCACCGGTCGTCATATGCGCACGACGGTGATGACTTCAAACCGCAATAAGTGGATTGCTCTGCTTATTGCTTGCATGCTCGTCATTGTTGTTGGCTTTGGTGGCGTGGTGGCTCTGCGTATGCGCAATAATCTGCATACTCAGGAGCTGAACATCAGCAATTACAAGGACGGCCTGGAGAACGGCGCCTTGGACATTCTCGTGATTGGCTCCGATACCCGTAAGGGTAATAACGGCGCGTACGGTGATGAGGATGACCGCAATTCTGAGGCTCGCGCGGACGTGATGATGCTGCTGCAGATCAGTAAGGACCGTAAGAACGTGAGCGTGCTGTCGTTCCCGCGTGACTTGATGGTTGATGTTCCGCAGTGTACTGATCCTGAGACCGGCACCGTGTACCCGGCTGAGGAGAACGTTCAGATTAACGAGTCTCTGTCTCGCGGTGGTGCCGGTTGTACTGTGGCGACCATTAGCAAGCTGACCGGTGTGAATATTGACCACTTTATGTTGGTGGACTTTAACGCTGTGAAGGAGCTGTCGAAGGTCGTCGGCGGCGTTCAGGTGTGTGTGGACGCTCCGATTGATGACGAGTACAGTGGCCTGAAGCTTCCTGCGGGTACTTCCACTGTTGAGGGTGAGCAGGCTCTTGCATTCTTGCGTAGCCGCCACGGCTTCTCGGATGGTTCCGATATTGGTCGTATTCAGGCTCAGCAGGGCTTCTTGTCTTCGCTGCTGCGTAAGGTGAAGAGCGAGGGTACTCTGTCGAATCCTGGCCGTCTGATTAATATTGCTGAGGCGATTACTCAGAACGTGACGGTGGATAAGAACCTGGGTAATATCAGCACTCTGGCGGGTGTTGGTGCGACTCTTGGTGGCGTGGACCTGTCGAACGTTGTGTTTGCGACCGTGCCGACTGAGCCGTGGAGCCAGGATGAGAACCGTCTGCAGGTTTCTGCGGATGCTGCGAACGTGTTCCAGCGTCTGCGTGATGATAAGTCGCTGAAGGAGGAGAAGGCTCCGGAGGCGCCGGCTACTGCTGCCGCTCCGGTTCAGCTGGATCGTACGGTTCCGGTGAACGTGTACAACGCGACCGGTCTGGATGGCCGCTCGGCTACGATCGCTTCGGTGATTGAGGGCCTGGGCTACACGAATGTTACTCCGGGTACCTCCGCTAGCCCGACGAACTTCACCACGGTGTTCTACTCGACCGGTTACGAGGCGGAAGCGAAGGAAATCGCCGCGAAGCTGAACGTAACCCGCGTGGTGGCTACTGAAGAGGTTCTGGGCGTGTCGGTGACGATTGGTACTGACTTCCCGTCCGGTGAGGCGATGGAGAAGCAGGAGGCTGCGATTGCGGGTAACGCGACCGGTCAGACTGCTGATCAGCACAAGTGCCAGACTGCTTTCGCCTACTAG
- the leuA gene encoding 2-isopropylmalate synthase, with amino-acid sequence MKNHQKPSPMPVHKYRPFHEQIVVDLPDRTWPDKVIEKAPRWCAVDLRDGNQALIDPMDTDRKLAMFKLLVKMGYKEIEVGFPSASQTDFDFVRTLVEDGHIPSDVTIQVLVQAREHLIARTFEAIEGAPQAIVHFYNSTSVLQRRVVFNQDQEGVLDIALQGARLCRKYEEQMISDTKVIYEYSPESFTGTELEYAARVVNAVAEELEIGQNGRELIVNLPATVEMATPNVYADSVEWMHRNLNHREHIVLSLHPHNDRGTGVAAAELGYLAGADRIEGCLFGNGERTGNVDLVTLGLNMYTQGIDPQIDFSDIDGIRKTVEYCNQLKVHERSPYGGDLVFTAFSGSHQDAIKKGFEALERTAAEAGKTVDEVYWEVPYLPIDPRDLGRTYEAIIRVNSQSGKGGMAYLLKQDHGLDLPRRAQVEFSKIVQARTDAEGGEMTSQKLWNIFADEYLPAPDPQNRWGKYRIESINIDSADTGATTLRVGLNIDGHTYTRSASGTGPVDALQNILSGEGVDIRVMDYSEHTMSSSSTANAACYVEAAVGSRVLWGIGVDNSTTRAALKAMISAVNRALRDERQA; translated from the coding sequence ATGAAAAACCACCAGAAGCCCAGCCCCATGCCGGTACACAAGTACCGCCCTTTCCACGAGCAGATTGTTGTTGACCTGCCGGACCGCACTTGGCCGGATAAGGTCATTGAGAAGGCTCCGCGCTGGTGCGCCGTGGATCTGCGTGACGGCAACCAGGCGCTGATTGACCCCATGGACACCGACCGTAAGCTTGCGATGTTCAAGCTGCTGGTGAAGATGGGTTACAAGGAAATTGAGGTTGGTTTCCCCTCGGCGTCGCAGACTGACTTTGATTTTGTGCGCACCCTCGTTGAGGATGGCCACATTCCTTCGGACGTGACCATTCAGGTTCTGGTGCAGGCGCGTGAGCACCTGATTGCCCGCACTTTTGAGGCGATTGAGGGCGCACCGCAGGCGATTGTGCACTTCTACAACTCGACCTCCGTTCTGCAGCGTCGCGTGGTGTTCAACCAGGATCAGGAGGGCGTGCTGGATATCGCCCTGCAGGGTGCGCGCCTGTGCCGCAAGTACGAAGAGCAGATGATTTCTGATACTAAGGTCATCTACGAGTACTCGCCCGAGTCCTTCACCGGCACCGAGCTTGAGTACGCGGCTCGCGTGGTGAACGCTGTGGCTGAGGAACTGGAGATTGGTCAGAACGGCCGCGAGCTGATTGTGAACCTGCCCGCTACCGTTGAGATGGCTACCCCGAACGTGTACGCCGACTCTGTCGAGTGGATGCACCGCAACCTGAACCACCGCGAGCACATTGTGCTGTCGCTGCACCCGCATAATGACCGCGGTACCGGCGTGGCTGCTGCTGAGCTGGGTTACCTGGCGGGCGCTGACCGTATTGAGGGTTGCCTCTTCGGTAATGGCGAGCGCACCGGTAACGTTGACCTGGTTACTTTGGGTCTGAACATGTACACCCAGGGTATTGATCCGCAGATTGATTTCTCTGATATTGACGGTATCCGTAAGACTGTTGAGTACTGCAACCAGTTGAAGGTGCACGAGCGTTCGCCGTATGGTGGCGACCTGGTGTTCACTGCGTTCTCTGGTTCTCACCAGGACGCTATTAAGAAGGGCTTTGAGGCTCTGGAGCGTACCGCTGCTGAGGCGGGTAAGACCGTGGATGAGGTTTATTGGGAGGTTCCGTACCTGCCGATTGATCCTCGCGACCTGGGTCGTACCTACGAGGCGATTATTCGTGTGAACTCGCAGTCCGGTAAGGGCGGTATGGCGTACCTGTTGAAGCAGGATCACGGCCTGGATCTGCCGCGTCGTGCTCAGGTTGAGTTCTCGAAGATTGTTCAGGCTCGTACTGACGCTGAGGGCGGCGAGATGACCAGCCAGAAGCTGTGGAACATCTTCGCGGATGAGTACCTGCCGGCTCCGGATCCGCAGAACCGTTGGGGTAAGTACCGTATTGAGTCGATTAACATTGATTCGGCTGATACCGGTGCGACCACTCTGCGTGTTGGTCTGAACATTGATGGTCACACTTACACCCGTTCGGCTTCGGGTACCGGTCCGGTGGATGCTCTGCAGAACATCCTGTCGGGCGAGGGCGTGGATATTCGCGTGATGGATTACTCGGAGCACACCATGTCGTCTTCGTCGACTGCTAACGCTGCGTGCTACGTTGAGGCTGCTGTTGGTTCTCGCGTGCTGTGGGGTATCGGTGTGGATAACTCGACGACTCGTGCGGCTTTGAAGGCGATGATTTCAGCTGTGAACCGTGCGCTGCGTGATGAGCGTCAGGCGTAG
- a CDS encoding undecaprenyl-diphosphate phosphatase has product MEWIQAIILGFVQGLTEFLPISSSAHLNIVGQILPEKADPGAAFTAITQLGTETAVLIFFWRDIVRIVKAWFGALTGRVPRNDPDARMGWLIIIGSLPIGVLGLLLEDYIDTQFRSLWIVATMLIVFAVFLGLADRFGREQRELKDLTFRHGLLYGCAQALALIPGVSRSGGTITAGLFMGYTREAAARYSFLLAMPAVFMSGLYKTFKVVTGEEATGYYGIPSTIVATLVAFVVGYLMIGWFLKYVSSKSYGIFIWYRIALGILIFVGLGTGVLNATSSAF; this is encoded by the coding sequence GTGGAATGGATTCAAGCAATTATTTTGGGCTTTGTTCAGGGCCTGACCGAATTTCTGCCGATTTCGTCATCGGCGCATCTGAACATTGTTGGCCAGATCCTGCCGGAGAAGGCTGACCCGGGCGCCGCGTTTACCGCAATCACCCAGCTGGGTACTGAGACCGCGGTCTTGATTTTTTTCTGGCGCGATATTGTGCGCATTGTGAAGGCGTGGTTTGGCGCTCTTACCGGTCGTGTACCGCGCAATGACCCGGATGCCCGCATGGGTTGGCTGATTATTATTGGCTCCCTGCCCATCGGCGTTCTGGGCCTGCTGCTGGAAGACTACATTGACACCCAGTTCCGTAGCCTGTGGATTGTGGCGACTATGCTGATTGTCTTCGCTGTGTTCCTGGGTCTTGCGGACCGTTTTGGCCGCGAGCAGCGTGAGCTGAAGGACCTGACGTTCCGTCACGGCCTGCTGTACGGTTGCGCACAGGCGCTGGCACTGATCCCGGGTGTTTCCCGTTCGGGCGGTACGATTACTGCGGGTCTGTTCATGGGGTACACCCGTGAGGCTGCGGCACGTTACTCGTTCCTGCTGGCCATGCCTGCCGTGTTCATGTCTGGCCTGTACAAGACCTTCAAGGTGGTCACCGGCGAGGAAGCTACCGGCTACTACGGTATCCCCTCGACTATCGTGGCTACTCTGGTTGCGTTTGTGGTGGGTTACCTGATGATTGGCTGGTTCCTGAAGTACGTGTCGTCGAAGTCCTACGGCATTTTCATCTGGTACCGTATTGCGCTCGGTATCCTGATTTTCGTTGGTCTGGGCACTGGCGTTCTGAACGCTACTTCTTCGGCGTTCTAA